A genomic stretch from Amycolatopsis sp. 195334CR includes:
- the pheT gene encoding phenylalanine--tRNA ligase subunit beta, whose protein sequence is MRVPVSWLTEHVELGEAVGPQELVDAFVRIGIEVDGVHSLDAVTGPLVIGRVVEIEELTEFKKPIRFCRVEVGEEHAPEEEDGAAEPDPTAIKTRGIICGATNFAEGDLVVVALPGAVLPGGFAIGSRKTYGRISDGMICSARELGLGDDHSGILVLPPGTAGPGDDAAEVIGLADTVLELAPTPDRGYALSIRGLARELSNAFDAPFGDPGLSEVPVAEGEAWPVRIEDPEGCPRFVLRRVTGLDASAPTPWWMRRRLMLAGMRSISLAVDVTNYVMLELGHPLHAFDTTAIQGELVIRRAKPGEKLTTLDDAERELDGDDIVIADDSGVISLAGTMGGASTEITPESTDVLLEAAHWDPPSISRTARRHKLFSEAAKRFERFTDPLLPPVAVELAARLLRQYGDGRIQPGRTDAGQVHPNAEITMPINLPDRVAGVRYDRGVTARRLAQIGCKVGIATSDDGAALVTAVPPSWRGDLVQPADLVEEVLRLEGYDSIPSELPTAPAGAGLTEAQRRRRTVSRSLAAAGYVEVLPFPFVAKSVWDAFGLPEDDVRRRAVKVLNPLESEKDELATSLLPGLLETLQRNVSRGFRDVGLFQISQVVLPPERPVAMPELGVWERPSDEELAALEAAVPAQPVHVAVVLTGHRERPGWWGKGQEASWADAVQAARTVAAAAGVELEPRAADLLPWHPGRCARLFVGDWPVGHAGELHPKVIEALGLPKRTVAMELDLDAIPLHERRPAPAVSPYPPVLLDVALVADSSVPSAELADILRAGGGELLEDVALFDVYTGEQVGEGKRSLAYKLRFRAPDRTLKAEEATAARDAAVAAAADRFGVTLRA, encoded by the coding sequence GTGCGAGTTCCAGTCAGCTGGCTGACCGAGCACGTCGAACTCGGCGAGGCCGTCGGGCCGCAGGAGCTGGTCGACGCCTTCGTCCGGATCGGCATCGAGGTCGACGGCGTGCACTCGCTCGACGCGGTCACCGGTCCGCTGGTGATCGGCCGCGTGGTCGAGATCGAAGAGCTCACCGAGTTCAAGAAGCCGATCCGGTTCTGCCGGGTCGAGGTGGGCGAGGAGCACGCGCCCGAGGAGGAGGACGGGGCCGCCGAGCCGGACCCGACCGCGATCAAGACCCGCGGCATCATCTGCGGTGCCACGAACTTCGCCGAGGGCGACCTCGTCGTGGTGGCGCTGCCGGGCGCGGTGCTGCCCGGCGGCTTCGCCATCGGCTCGCGCAAGACTTACGGCCGGATCAGCGACGGCATGATCTGCTCGGCCCGTGAACTGGGCCTCGGCGACGACCACTCCGGCATCCTGGTGCTGCCGCCGGGTACCGCCGGTCCCGGTGACGACGCCGCCGAGGTGATCGGCCTCGCCGACACCGTGCTGGAGTTGGCGCCGACCCCGGACCGCGGCTACGCGCTGTCGATCCGCGGCCTGGCCCGCGAGCTGTCGAACGCGTTCGACGCGCCGTTCGGCGACCCCGGCCTCAGCGAGGTCCCGGTGGCCGAGGGCGAGGCCTGGCCGGTCCGCATCGAGGACCCGGAGGGCTGCCCGCGCTTCGTGCTGCGCCGCGTCACCGGCTTGGACGCCTCCGCGCCGACGCCGTGGTGGATGCGGCGGCGGCTGATGCTGGCCGGGATGCGGTCGATCTCGCTGGCCGTGGACGTGACGAACTACGTCATGCTGGAGCTGGGGCACCCGCTGCACGCCTTCGACACCACCGCGATCCAGGGTGAGCTGGTGATCCGCCGGGCGAAGCCGGGGGAGAAGCTGACCACGCTGGACGACGCCGAGCGCGAGCTCGACGGCGACGACATCGTCATCGCCGACGACTCCGGCGTGATCTCGCTGGCGGGCACCATGGGTGGCGCGAGCACGGAGATCACCCCCGAGAGCACCGACGTGCTGCTCGAAGCCGCGCACTGGGACCCGCCGTCGATCAGCCGGACCGCCCGCAGGCACAAGCTGTTCTCCGAGGCGGCCAAGCGGTTCGAGCGGTTCACCGATCCGCTGCTGCCGCCGGTGGCGGTGGAGCTGGCCGCGCGGCTGCTGCGCCAGTACGGCGACGGCCGCATCCAGCCGGGCCGCACCGACGCCGGTCAGGTGCACCCGAACGCCGAGATCACCATGCCGATCAACCTGCCGGACCGGGTGGCCGGGGTGCGCTACGACCGCGGGGTCACCGCGCGCAGGCTCGCCCAGATCGGCTGCAAGGTCGGCATCGCCACCTCCGACGACGGGGCCGCGCTGGTCACCGCCGTGCCGCCGAGCTGGCGGGGCGACCTGGTGCAGCCCGCCGACCTGGTCGAGGAGGTGCTCCGGCTCGAGGGGTACGACAGCATCCCGTCGGAGCTGCCGACCGCGCCCGCCGGGGCCGGGCTGACCGAGGCCCAGCGCCGTCGTCGCACGGTTTCGCGTTCGCTCGCCGCGGCGGGGTACGTCGAGGTGCTGCCCTTCCCGTTCGTGGCGAAGTCGGTCTGGGACGCCTTCGGGCTGCCCGAGGACGACGTGCGCCGCCGCGCGGTGAAGGTGCTCAACCCGCTGGAGTCCGAAAAGGACGAACTGGCCACCTCGCTGCTGCCCGGTCTGCTGGAAACCTTGCAGCGCAACGTTTCCCGCGGGTTCCGCGACGTCGGCCTCTTCCAGATCAGCCAGGTCGTGCTGCCGCCGGAGCGGCCGGTCGCGATGCCCGAGCTGGGCGTCTGGGAGCGCCCGTCCGACGAGGAGCTGGCCGCGCTGGAGGCCGCCGTGCCCGCGCAGCCGGTGCACGTCGCCGTGGTGCTGACCGGGCACCGCGAACGCCCGGGCTGGTGGGGCAAAGGCCAGGAGGCCTCGTGGGCGGACGCCGTGCAGGCGGCCCGCACCGTCGCCGCCGCGGCCGGCGTGGAACTGGAGCCGCGGGCGGCGGACCTGCTGCCCTGGCACCCCGGCCGCTGCGCCCGGCTGTTCGTCGGCGACTGGCCCGTCGGGCACGCCGGTGAGCTGCACCCGAAGGTGATCGAAGCGCTCGGCCTGCCCAAGCGGACCGTGGCGATGGAGCTGGACCTCGACGCGATCCCGCTGCACGAGCGCCGCCCGGCGCCCGCGGTGTCGCCGTACCCTCCGGTGCTGCTGGACGTGGCGCTGGTCGCGGACAGCTCGGTGCCCTCGGCCGAGCTGGCCGACATCCTGCGCGCTGGCGGCGGCGAACTGCTCGAGGACGTCGCGCTGTTCGACGTCTACACCGGAGAGCAGGTCGGCGAGGGCAAGCGGTCGCTCGCCTACAAGCTGCGGTTCCGGGCGCCGGACCGCACGCTCAAGGCCGAGGAGGCCACCGCCGCCCGCGATGCCGCAGTCGCAGCAGCCGCCGACCGCTTCGGGGTCACCCTGCGCGCCTGA
- a CDS encoding DNA alkylation repair protein — MSAELVAAARAGLAELADAEKAPQMQRYMKSAMPYRGVATPARRKLANRLFRAHPLADVAEFTAVALQLWREATYREERYLAIDLTGHSAYRSWQSPGLLDLYEEMIVTGAWWDYVDEVAIRRVGPLLRAEPGVLEPILRRWAVDEDHWRRRTSIICQIGAKSATDTALLTTAIEASIDEPDFFLRKAIGWALRELAKTDPEWVLAFAGNHGGLSPLSRREALKHLKN; from the coding sequence GAACTCGTGGCGGCCGCCAGGGCCGGGCTCGCCGAGCTGGCCGACGCGGAGAAGGCACCGCAGATGCAGCGGTACATGAAGTCGGCGATGCCCTACCGCGGGGTGGCCACCCCGGCCCGGCGGAAGCTGGCGAACCGGCTCTTCCGCGCGCACCCGCTCGCCGACGTCGCGGAGTTCACCGCGGTCGCATTACAACTGTGGCGTGAAGCGACCTACCGCGAGGAGCGCTACCTGGCCATCGATCTGACCGGGCACAGCGCCTACCGGTCCTGGCAGTCACCGGGCCTGCTCGACCTGTACGAGGAGATGATCGTCACCGGGGCGTGGTGGGACTACGTCGATGAGGTGGCCATCCGCCGGGTCGGGCCACTGCTGCGAGCCGAACCCGGTGTGCTGGAGCCGATCCTGCGGCGGTGGGCCGTGGACGAGGACCACTGGCGCCGCCGCACCTCGATCATCTGCCAGATCGGGGCGAAGTCCGCCACCGACACGGCGCTGCTCACCACGGCCATCGAGGCCAGCATCGACGAGCCGGACTTCTTCCTGCGCAAGGCGATCGGCTGGGCGCTGCGGGAACTGGCGAAGACCGACCCGGAGTGGGTACTGGCCTTCGCCGGGAACCACGGCGGCCTCTCCCCGCTGTCGCGAAGGGAGGCGCTCAAGCACCTGAAAAACTGA